A window of the Streptococcus sp. 116-D4 genome harbors these coding sequences:
- a CDS encoding 16S rRNA pseudouridine(516) synthase — translation MRLDNLLAQEKISRKAMKQALLKGDILVDGRPARSLAQNIDTGLQELLFQDQIIQGYEHTYLMLHKPAGVVTANKDKKLPTVMDLLPPGIQSDKLYAVGRLDRDTTGLLLLTDNGPLGFQLLHPQYHVDKTYQVEVNGLLTPDHIQAFQKGIVFLDGTVCKPARLEILSASPSLSQASITISEGKFHQVKKMFLSVGVKVTSLKRTHFGPWSLDDNLQEGDYRPLNSQELANIREFLRKSG, via the coding sequence ATGCGTTTAGATAATTTATTAGCCCAAGAAAAAATCAGCCGAAAGGCCATGAAGCAAGCTCTTCTCAAAGGGGACATTCTCGTCGATGGTCGCCCAGCCCGCTCCCTAGCCCAAAATATCGATACAGGACTACAGGAACTCCTTTTTCAGGACCAAATCATTCAAGGCTATGAGCACACCTACCTTATGCTTCATAAACCTGCCGGTGTCGTGACAGCCAACAAAGACAAGAAACTTCCAACCGTCATGGATCTCCTTCCGCCTGGCATCCAGTCTGACAAGCTCTATGCCGTCGGCCGACTGGACCGAGATACGACAGGACTCCTCCTCTTGACCGATAATGGCCCCTTAGGCTTTCAGCTCCTCCATCCCCAATATCATGTCGATAAAACTTATCAAGTTGAGGTCAATGGACTTCTGACACCTGACCATATCCAAGCCTTTCAAAAGGGAATTGTCTTTTTAGATGGTACTGTCTGTAAACCTGCAAGACTAGAGATTCTATCTGCAAGTCCTTCCCTTAGTCAAGCCTCTATCACCATTTCAGAAGGAAAATTTCATCAAGTCAAGAAAATGTTCCTCTCGGTTGGTGTTAAGGTGACCTCCCTTAAACGTACTCATTTTGGGCCTTGGAGCTTGGATGACAATCTTCAAGAAGGAGACTATCGCCCCCTAAACTCCCAAGAATTAGCAAACATTCGTGAATTTCTCAGAAAAAGTGGTTAA
- a CDS encoding DUF3165 family protein — protein sequence MVYLIIGLLLLLLYVFATPESIKGTVNIVLVVLAFVALLILIMLSVLQILQLPTEFFIAIAMLFLAYFSLRDITLMSVHKSKRR from the coding sequence ATGGTTTATTTAATCATAGGACTCCTCTTATTGCTACTCTATGTATTTGCGACACCAGAAAGCATTAAAGGGACAGTTAATATCGTCCTTGTCGTCCTTGCTTTTGTAGCACTTTTGATTTTGATTATGTTATCTGTCCTGCAAATCCTTCAGCTACCGACAGAATTCTTTATCGCAATCGCCATGCTCTTCCTAGCATACTTTAGCTTGCGAGATATCACCCTCATGTCGGTCCATAAAAGTAAAAGAAGATAA
- a CDS encoding rhodanese-like domain-containing protein, protein MVTWILLALILAMLAWMGFNYLRIRRAAKIVDNEEFEALIRTGQLIDVREPAEFHRKHILGARNIPSNQLKSSLAALRKDKPVLLYENQRGQRVTNVALYLKKQGFSEIYILSYGLDSWKGKVKVEK, encoded by the coding sequence ATGGTTACTTGGATTTTGTTGGCACTTATATTAGCAATGTTGGCGTGGATGGGCTTTAACTATCTTCGTATTCGCCGTGCGGCTAAAATTGTAGATAATGAGGAGTTTGAAGCCTTGATTCGTACGGGTCAATTGATTGATGTCCGTGAACCAGCAGAATTCCACAGAAAACATATACTCGGAGCTCGCAATATTCCTTCAAATCAGTTGAAGTCAAGCCTTGCAGCCCTTCGTAAGGATAAACCTGTCCTTCTCTACGAAAACCAACGCGGACAAAGAGTGACCAATGTAGCCCTTTACTTGAAAAAACAAGGTTTTTCTGAGATTTATATCCTTTCTTATGGTTTGGATTCTTGGAAAGGGAAAGTCAAAGTTGAGAAATAA
- the typA gene encoding translational GTPase TypA, whose protein sequence is MTKLREDIRNIAIIAHVDHGKTTLVDELLKQSETLDARTELAERAMDSNDIEKERGITILAKNTAVAYNGTRINIMDTPGHADFGGEVERIMKMVDGVVLVVDAYEGTMPQTRFVLKKALEQDLVPIVVVNKIDKPSARPAEVVDEVLELFIELGADDDQLDFPVVYASAINGTSSLSDDPADQEATMAPIFDTIIDHIPAPVDNSAEPLQFQVSLLDYNDFVGRIGIGRVFRGTVKVGDQVTLSKLDGTTKNFRVTKLFGFFGLERREIQEAKAGDLIAVSGMEDIFVGETITPTDAVEALPILHIDEPTLQMTFLVNNSPFAGKEGKWVTSRKVEERLQAELQTDVSLRVDPTDSPDKWTVSGRGELHLSILIETMRREGYELQVSRPEVIVKEIDGVKCEPFERVQIDTPEEYQGSVIQSLSERKGEMLDMISTGNGQTRLVFLVPARGLIGYSTEFLSMTRGYGIMNHTFDQYLPLIPGEIGGRHRGALVSIDAGKATTYSIMSIEERGTIFVNPGTEVYEGMIIGENSRENDLTVNITKAKQMTNVRSATKDQTAVIKTPRILTLEESLEFLNDDEYMEVTPESIRLRKQILNKAEREKANKKKKSAE, encoded by the coding sequence ATGACAAAATTAAGAGAAGATATCCGTAACATTGCGATTATCGCCCACGTTGACCACGGTAAAACAACCCTCGTTGACGAATTATTGAAACAATCAGAAACGCTTGATGCACGTACTGAATTAGCTGAGCGTGCTATGGACTCAAACGATATCGAAAAAGAACGTGGAATTACCATCCTTGCTAAAAATACAGCTGTTGCCTACAACGGAACTCGTATCAACATCATGGATACACCGGGACACGCGGACTTTGGTGGAGAAGTTGAGCGTATCATGAAAATGGTTGACGGTGTTGTCTTGGTCGTAGATGCCTACGAAGGAACAATGCCACAAACTCGTTTCGTATTGAAAAAAGCTTTGGAACAAGACCTTGTGCCTATCGTTGTGGTTAACAAAATCGATAAGCCATCAGCTCGTCCAGCAGAAGTAGTGGACGAAGTCTTGGAACTTTTCATCGAGCTTGGTGCAGATGACGACCAACTTGATTTCCCAGTAGTGTATGCTTCAGCGATCAACGGAACTTCTTCATTGTCAGATGATCCAGCTGACCAAGAAGCGACTATGGCACCAATCTTTGATACGATTATCGACCATATCCCAGCTCCAGTAGATAACTCAGCTGAGCCTTTGCAGTTCCAAGTATCACTTTTGGACTACAATGACTTCGTTGGACGTATCGGTATCGGTCGTGTCTTCCGTGGTACTGTGAAGGTTGGGGACCAAGTTACCCTTTCGAAACTTGACGGCACAACGAAGAACTTCCGTGTTACAAAACTCTTTGGTTTCTTTGGTTTGGAACGTCGTGAAATTCAAGAAGCCAAAGCAGGTGACTTGATTGCCGTTTCTGGTATGGAAGACATCTTTGTCGGTGAAACCATTACTCCGACAGACGCAGTTGAAGCTCTTCCAATCCTACACATCGATGAGCCAACTCTTCAAATGACTTTCTTGGTCAACAACTCACCATTTGCTGGTAAAGAAGGTAAATGGGTAACTTCTCGTAAGGTAGAAGAACGCTTGCAGGCAGAATTGCAAACAGACGTTTCCCTTCGTGTTGACCCAACTGATTCACCAGATAAATGGACTGTTTCAGGACGTGGAGAATTGCACTTGTCAATCCTTATCGAAACAATGCGTCGTGAGGGTTATGAACTTCAAGTATCTCGTCCAGAAGTTATCGTAAAAGAAATTGACGGTGTGAAATGTGAGCCATTTGAACGTGTTCAAATCGACACTCCAGAAGAATACCAAGGTTCTGTTATCCAAAGCCTTTCTGAACGTAAAGGTGAAATGTTGGATATGATTTCAACTGGTAATGGTCAAACTCGTTTGGTCTTCCTTGTGCCAGCGCGTGGTTTGATCGGATACTCAACTGAGTTCTTGTCAATGACTCGTGGTTACGGTATCATGAACCATACTTTCGATCAATACTTGCCATTGATTCCAGGTGAAATTGGTGGACGTCACCGTGGTGCCCTTGTTTCTATCGATGCTGGTAAGGCTACAACTTACTCAATCATGTCTATCGAAGAACGTGGTACGATCTTTGTCAACCCAGGTACTGAGGTTTACGAAGGAATGATTATCGGTGAAAACTCTCGTGAAAATGACTTGACAGTTAATATCACTAAGGCGAAACAAATGACTAACGTTCGTTCAGCTACTAAGGACCAAACAGCTGTTATCAAGACCCCTCGTATCTTGACACTTGAAGAGTCTCTTGAGTTCTTGAACGACGACGAGTACATGGAAGTAACGCCTGAGTCTATCCGTTTGCGTAAACAAATCCTTAACAAGGCAGAGCGTGAGAAAGCTAACAAGAAGAAAAAATCAGCTGAATAA
- a CDS encoding YqgQ family protein: MSPFLKKTQKFARMSLMKTFYDVQQFLKRFGIIVYMGKRLYDIELMKLELTRIYDAGLMDKLDYLEAEAVLRREHKIELDYIEKNGEKN; the protein is encoded by the coding sequence GTGAGTCCCTTCTTGAAAAAAACACAAAAATTTGCTAGAATGAGTCTTATGAAAACATTCTATGATGTGCAGCAATTCCTCAAACGATTTGGTATTATTGTTTACATGGGAAAACGCTTATATGATATTGAACTGATGAAGTTGGAACTCACTCGGATTTACGATGCAGGGTTGATGGACAAATTAGACTATCTAGAGGCAGAAGCAGTTCTTCGCAGAGAGCACAAGATAGAATTGGATTATATTGAGAAAAATGGAGAAAAGAACTAA